A part of Amycolatopsis lurida genomic DNA contains:
- a CDS encoding MerR family transcriptional regulator, with the protein MEVDEENGLRPTGSWTPGKVAEMLGISPVTLRTWATRYGVGPSLRSDGRHRRYSDADVRRLQHMQRLIDRGIRAREAAAAAFSGGADALPDVPADRRVGELEQAAEELEFASIAALLDETLDSIGAAATWTDVLLPILRNLGGRWQRGDVCFESEWALTTEVSLALQRYIARFTAAPSERGVLISCCPDERHSLPVEILRASLVEIGVPALYLGQMVPAETIVGMASKLEPVLTVLWSMSVTTVDDLLCRRLQQHGFEVVVAGPGWEGLDVHGTPWVNDLAGALEVAAERLKS; encoded by the coding sequence ATGGAAGTCGACGAGGAGAACGGCCTTCGGCCCACGGGTTCGTGGACGCCCGGCAAGGTCGCCGAAATGCTGGGCATCTCGCCGGTCACGCTCCGGACGTGGGCGACGCGTTATGGAGTGGGGCCCTCTCTGCGGTCCGACGGGCGTCACCGCCGGTACTCCGACGCCGACGTCCGCAGGCTTCAGCACATGCAGCGGCTGATCGATCGTGGTATCCGTGCCCGTGAGGCCGCCGCGGCCGCGTTCTCCGGCGGCGCCGACGCGCTCCCCGACGTCCCGGCCGACCGCCGGGTGGGCGAATTGGAACAGGCCGCGGAAGAGCTCGAGTTCGCGTCCATCGCGGCGTTGCTGGACGAAACGCTGGACTCGATCGGCGCTGCCGCCACCTGGACCGACGTGCTGCTGCCCATTCTGCGGAATCTCGGTGGCCGCTGGCAGCGGGGCGACGTCTGCTTCGAATCCGAATGGGCGCTCACCACCGAGGTTTCCCTGGCACTCCAGCGTTACATCGCCCGATTCACCGCGGCACCTTCGGAGCGCGGAGTGCTCATCTCCTGCTGTCCGGACGAACGGCACAGCCTGCCGGTCGAGATCCTTCGCGCTTCACTGGTCGAGATCGGTGTCCCCGCGCTCTACCTCGGTCAAATGGTGCCCGCGGAGACCATCGTCGGCATGGCTTCCAAACTGGAGCCGGTGCTGACCGTGCTGTGGTCGATGTCCGTCACCACCGTCGACGACCTGCTCTGCCGTCGTCTCCAGCAGCACGGCTTCGAGGTCGTCGTCGCGGGGCCCGGCTGGGAAGGGCTCGATGTGCACGGCACCCCGTGGGTCAACGATCTCGCCGGCGCGCTGGAGGTCGCCGCCGAGCGGCTGAAGTCCTGA
- a CDS encoding SRPBCC family protein, with protein MGTITKTVDVEADVTTVYNQWTQFAEFPRFMEGVDRVEQRDDTHTHWTVTIAGVSREFDATITEQHPDERVAWKSDTGPNHAGVVTVHRIDDTHSRVTVQMDIDPEGFVENVADKLGVLDRRVQGDLDRFKTFLENRDGTETGAWRGDVERPAQHG; from the coding sequence ATGGGCACGATCACCAAGACCGTCGACGTAGAAGCCGACGTGACCACTGTGTACAACCAGTGGACCCAGTTCGCCGAGTTCCCGCGGTTCATGGAGGGCGTGGACCGCGTCGAACAGCGCGACGACACCCATACACATTGGACGGTCACCATCGCCGGTGTGTCGAGGGAGTTCGACGCCACCATCACCGAACAGCATCCCGACGAACGGGTCGCGTGGAAGTCCGACACGGGCCCGAACCACGCGGGTGTCGTGACCGTGCACCGGATCGACGACACGCACAGCCGCGTCACGGTCCAGATGGACATCGACCCCGAGGGTTTCGTCGAGAACGTCGCCGACAAGCTCGGCGTCCTGGATCGCCGCGTGCAGGGTGACCTCGACCGTTTCAAGACCTTCCTGGAGAACCGGGACGGCACCGAGACCGGGGCGTGGCGTGGCGACGTCGAGCGCCCCGCCCAGCACGGCTAG
- a CDS encoding FAD-dependent oxidoreductase translates to MTSPLDRRLVTYPGRRGLADAGLLGARPTVAVVGGGIAGLTAATGLAERGVTVTVFEREDHLGGRVGGWREQLPDGTPVTMSRGFHAFFRQYYNLRTLLTRTDPYLERLTPLSDYPLLDAHGRIDTFAGLPRTPIWNAAVFALRSPTFTPRDLLRLRGREALPLATVSVPETYHRLDHIDASSFLEAINFPAAARHLAFEVFSRSFFADPHDLSAAELAAMFHLYFLGSSEGLVFDVPTEPFPQALWDPLASYLAGRRVEIRTGTAVTALGRTPAGFEVEIGGRTEGFDGIVLACDIAGLRDLVTASPDIATETWRRAIGALRTAPPFLVRRLWLDRPVEARRPPFLGTGSVPPLDNISLLDRYEGEARRWATRTGGSVVELHAYAATTADHSALEKALEQRLHEIYPETRDARVLGESTLWCDDCPLFGVGDFARRPTVRTPDPLLTLAGDGIRIDLPVALMERAAATGWAAANTLLGHWGLAGHALRSVPNRGRIGLVNRLAASKYVGVDGRRRARGATG, encoded by the coding sequence GTGACCTCACCCCTGGACCGCCGCCTGGTCACCTATCCGGGGCGGCGTGGCCTCGCCGACGCCGGCCTGCTCGGCGCGCGCCCCACGGTGGCCGTCGTGGGCGGTGGCATCGCCGGGCTCACCGCGGCGACGGGACTGGCCGAACGCGGCGTCACCGTCACCGTCTTCGAACGAGAAGACCACCTCGGAGGACGAGTCGGCGGCTGGCGGGAACAGCTGCCGGACGGCACCCCGGTGACGATGAGCCGGGGTTTCCACGCCTTCTTCCGCCAGTACTACAACCTGCGTACCTTGCTGACCCGTACCGACCCGTACTTGGAGCGGCTCACCCCGCTCTCCGACTATCCGCTGTTGGACGCGCACGGCCGCATCGACACCTTCGCCGGGCTCCCTCGCACACCGATCTGGAACGCGGCGGTCTTCGCCTTGCGGAGCCCGACTTTCACTCCCAGGGACCTCTTGCGGCTCCGTGGGCGAGAGGCGTTGCCGCTCGCCACGGTCAGCGTGCCCGAGACCTATCACCGGCTCGATCACATCGACGCGTCGAGCTTCCTCGAAGCGATCAACTTCCCGGCCGCCGCGCGACATCTCGCGTTCGAGGTGTTCTCGCGCAGCTTCTTCGCCGACCCGCACGACCTGTCCGCCGCGGAACTGGCGGCCATGTTCCATCTCTACTTCCTCGGTTCCAGTGAGGGACTCGTCTTCGACGTGCCGACCGAGCCGTTCCCGCAGGCACTCTGGGATCCGCTCGCGAGCTACCTCGCCGGCCGCCGCGTCGAAATCCGCACCGGTACGGCGGTCACCGCCCTCGGCCGGACACCGGCCGGTTTCGAAGTCGAAATCGGGGGCCGCACGGAGGGTTTCGACGGGATCGTGCTCGCCTGCGACATCGCCGGGCTGCGCGACCTCGTCACCGCTTCCCCGGACATCGCGACCGAGACCTGGCGGCGCGCGATCGGTGCACTGCGGACCGCCCCGCCCTTCCTCGTCCGGCGGCTCTGGCTCGACCGCCCGGTCGAGGCACGGCGTCCGCCTTTCCTCGGCACCGGCAGCGTGCCGCCACTGGACAACATCAGCCTTCTCGACCGGTACGAAGGCGAAGCACGGCGCTGGGCCACGCGCACCGGCGGGTCCGTCGTCGAACTGCACGCCTACGCGGCCACCACCGCGGATCACAGCGCCTTGGAGAAGGCCCTCGAACAACGGCTCCACGAGATCTACCCGGAAACCCGGGACGCGCGGGTGCTCGGCGAGAGCACGCTATGGTGCGACGATTGCCCACTGTTCGGCGTCGGCGACTTCGCCCGGCGGCCGACCGTGCGAACCCCCGACCCGCTCCTCACGCTCGCGGGCGACGGCATCCGGATCGACCTGCCGGTGGCACTCATGGAACGCGCGGCCGCCACCGGATGGGCCGCGGCCAACACCCTCCTCGGGCACTGGGGTCTCGCCGGGCACGCGCTTCGCTCGGTCCCCAACCGCGGACGGATCGGCTTGGTGAACCGGCTGGCCGCCTCGAAGTACGTCGGAGTGGACGGGCGACGGCGTGCCAGGGGCGCGACCGGCTGA
- a CDS encoding DUF5914 domain-containing protein, with product MDLRRQVLERWPANWPVQPFREPAWARQEPTYRECGPALIDAAVKRADARVAGNWFVVAASREIREDKPLGLRAGGRELVAWRGTDGALTIGPGACPHLGAPLEQARVHCGELVCRWHGLRVGSDRPGWAPLPSYDDGVLAWVRLDRFGGEAPTERPVVPSRPQGALTVEAVATLTGICEPMDVVANRLDPWHGAWFHPYSFTRLRVLSAPQGNEVSDADDKFVVEVTFRLAGKLGVPVIAEFTCPEPRTVLMTIVEGEGIGSVVETHATPLGAGPDGRPRTAVIEATIATSERPGFAKAARIAPALRPLMRRASARLWRDDLAYAERRYALRAGHV from the coding sequence GTGGATCTCAGGCGGCAGGTGCTCGAGCGGTGGCCGGCGAACTGGCCGGTCCAGCCCTTCCGGGAACCGGCCTGGGCCCGGCAGGAGCCGACGTATCGCGAATGCGGTCCCGCGCTGATCGACGCTGCGGTCAAACGTGCCGACGCCCGGGTGGCCGGCAACTGGTTCGTCGTCGCGGCGAGCCGGGAAATCCGTGAGGACAAGCCGCTCGGCCTGCGGGCGGGCGGCAGGGAACTGGTCGCCTGGCGCGGTACGGACGGTGCCTTGACCATCGGACCCGGTGCCTGCCCTCATCTTGGCGCTCCGCTGGAACAGGCGCGTGTCCATTGTGGAGAGCTGGTCTGCCGATGGCACGGGTTGCGGGTCGGGTCCGATCGGCCGGGCTGGGCGCCACTGCCGTCCTATGACGACGGAGTACTCGCCTGGGTCCGTCTCGATCGCTTCGGCGGTGAGGCTCCGACGGAGCGGCCCGTCGTGCCGTCCCGTCCGCAAGGCGCTCTGACGGTCGAAGCGGTCGCGACGCTGACCGGGATCTGTGAGCCGATGGACGTCGTCGCGAACCGGCTCGACCCTTGGCACGGGGCCTGGTTCCATCCGTATTCGTTCACGCGGCTGCGGGTTCTTTCGGCGCCGCAAGGAAATGAGGTCTCCGACGCGGACGACAAGTTCGTGGTCGAAGTGACCTTCCGGCTCGCCGGGAAGCTGGGCGTGCCGGTGATCGCCGAATTCACCTGTCCCGAGCCCCGGACCGTGCTGATGACCATCGTCGAAGGCGAGGGCATCGGAAGCGTGGTGGAGACGCATGCCACCCCGCTCGGAGCGGGCCCCGACGGCCGTCCGCGCACCGCCGTGATCGAGGCGACGATCGCGACCTCCGAACGGCCTGGGTTCGCGAAGGCCGCCCGGATCGCCCCGGCACTGCGGCCTTTGATGCGCCGGGCGTCCGCGCGTCTGTGGCGGGATGATCTCGCCTACGCGGAACGACGCTACGCCTTGCGAGCAGGACACGTCTGA
- a CDS encoding NAD(P)/FAD-dependent oxidoreductase: MAVHETDVVVIGAGLAGLSAALHLHRAGVVCTVLEAGDEVGGRVRTDVVDGFRLDRGFQILNPAYPAIQRLVDVDALRLGKFWRAVRVADDDRLSLLGNPLDTPKALRDVAARRYLSAKDLAALGAFTARAAGGPARSIVQGRDGTTADELRDAGLSDRAVETVFRPFLSGVFLEAGLSTSSRFFRLVWRSFLRSAPSLPSLGMGELPRQLARLLPVSGVRTGTRVERVGNGEVRTSGGDVWTARAVIVATDGTTAASLVDGVPEPRWNGVTTWYFAPPRTPLREPVIVIDGRGGPILNTSVLSEVCPTYAPEGAALVSASALTPLGESEVRRELSRMYRVDTSRWPVAGHYEIPHALPAMSPPHDVRGEIRFGERLYVCGDHRDTSSLQGALASGGRTARAVLRDLSRVLDRPL, encoded by the coding sequence ATGGCTGTGCACGAAACCGACGTCGTGGTGATCGGTGCCGGACTCGCCGGTCTCTCCGCCGCGCTGCACCTTCACCGCGCCGGCGTCGTCTGCACCGTCCTGGAGGCCGGGGACGAGGTCGGCGGCCGCGTGCGGACCGACGTCGTCGACGGCTTCCGGCTGGACCGCGGTTTCCAGATCCTCAATCCCGCGTACCCCGCGATTCAGCGCCTGGTGGACGTCGACGCGCTGCGGCTGGGCAAGTTCTGGCGCGCGGTCCGGGTGGCCGACGACGACCGGCTCAGCCTCCTCGGAAACCCGCTCGACACACCCAAGGCGCTGCGGGACGTCGCGGCAAGGCGCTATCTGTCGGCGAAGGACCTCGCCGCGCTCGGTGCCTTCACCGCGCGGGCGGCGGGCGGTCCGGCGCGGTCGATCGTCCAGGGTCGCGACGGCACGACCGCCGACGAACTGCGTGACGCGGGATTGTCGGACCGCGCGGTGGAGACCGTGTTCCGCCCGTTTCTGTCCGGGGTCTTCCTGGAGGCGGGGTTGAGTACCTCCTCGCGGTTCTTCCGGCTGGTCTGGCGCAGCTTCCTGCGATCCGCGCCGTCGTTGCCGTCGCTGGGCATGGGGGAGCTGCCCCGGCAACTCGCCCGGCTGCTGCCCGTTTCCGGGGTGCGGACCGGAACGCGCGTCGAGCGCGTGGGGAACGGAGAGGTGCGCACCTCCGGCGGAGACGTCTGGACCGCGCGCGCCGTCATCGTCGCCACGGACGGCACGACCGCCGCGAGTCTGGTCGACGGCGTTCCCGAACCGCGGTGGAACGGCGTCACGACTTGGTATTTCGCGCCGCCACGCACACCGTTGCGTGAGCCGGTCATCGTGATCGACGGCCGTGGCGGCCCGATCCTCAACACCTCGGTTCTGAGCGAGGTCTGCCCGACTTACGCCCCGGAAGGCGCGGCCCTCGTCAGCGCCTCCGCCCTCACGCCGCTCGGCGAATCGGAAGTGCGACGGGAACTGAGCCGGATGTACCGTGTGGACACTTCGCGCTGGCCGGTGGCCGGGCACTACGAGATTCCCCACGCGCTCCCGGCCATGTCGCCGCCGCACGACGTCCGTGGCGAGATCCGGTTCGGCGAACGGCTTTACGTGTGCGGCGATCACCGTGACACCAGTTCGCTGCAGGGCGCGCTGGCCTCCGGTGGCCGGACCGCCCGTGCGGTGCTACGAGACCTGTCCCGTGTCCTCGACAGGCCGTTGTGA
- a CDS encoding phytoene/squalene synthase family protein has protein sequence MTRRELDAAGIRDPRLRAAYTWCRGLNARHGRTYFLATRMLTAPQRPAVHALYGFARRLDDIVDEPDPEATPRSLAARLSEVEGRFLADLASGTSEDPLLRAVIDTAARYELEERLFRAFFKSMRMDLSITDYATRDDLDVYVHGSAEVIGLQVLPILGAVTHREEAAPRAAALGKAFQLTNFLRDVAEDFARGRVYLPADELKAHDVDRERLAWCAEHGRADAPVRAAIRDQIAVTRRIYAEARPGIAMLHPVSRPCVATAATLYGEILDRIEDAGHDVFARRAKVTRRRRLGVACGALTRSLWARRRHPAPTPPAVVS, from the coding sequence ATGACCAGGCGCGAACTCGACGCCGCCGGTATCCGCGATCCGCGCCTGCGCGCCGCCTACACCTGGTGCCGCGGCCTCAACGCCCGGCACGGGCGCACGTACTTCCTGGCGACCCGCATGCTGACCGCGCCGCAACGGCCCGCGGTCCACGCGCTCTACGGTTTCGCCCGCCGGCTGGACGACATCGTCGACGAACCGGATCCCGAGGCCACGCCGCGCTCACTGGCCGCGCGGCTGTCCGAAGTGGAGGGCCGGTTCCTCGCCGATCTGGCCTCGGGCACCAGCGAGGATCCCTTGCTGAGAGCGGTGATCGACACGGCGGCCAGGTATGAGCTCGAAGAACGCCTTTTCCGCGCCTTCTTCAAGTCGATGCGGATGGACCTGAGCATCACCGACTACGCCACGAGAGACGATCTCGACGTCTATGTGCACGGCTCGGCGGAGGTGATCGGCTTGCAGGTGCTGCCCATCCTCGGCGCGGTGACCCACCGCGAGGAGGCCGCGCCGCGGGCGGCCGCGCTGGGCAAGGCGTTCCAGCTGACCAATTTCCTCCGCGACGTCGCCGAGGATTTCGCGCGAGGACGGGTCTACCTGCCCGCGGACGAGCTCAAAGCCCACGACGTCGACCGCGAACGGCTGGCCTGGTGCGCGGAGCACGGCCGGGCCGACGCACCGGTACGCGCCGCGATCAGAGACCAGATCGCGGTCACCCGCCGCATCTACGCCGAGGCACGGCCGGGAATCGCGATGCTGCATCCGGTCTCGCGCCCTTGTGTCGCCACCGCCGCGACCCTCTACGGCGAGATCCTCGACCGGATCGAGGACGCGGGCCACGACGTGTTCGCCCGCCGGGCGAAGGTCACACGCCGACGCCGGCTCGGGGTCGCCTGTGGCGCACTGACCCGTTCCCTGTGGGCACGCAGGCGGCATCCGGCGCCCACTCCCCCCGCGGTGGTGAGCTGA
- the crtI gene encoding phytoene desaturase family protein: MKTVPGPTNRVVVVGAGLSGLAAALHLAGRGRSVTVLERDACPGGLAGRVERKGYLLDTGPTVLTMPSILRETFGAVGAELSEELPLTRLDPAYVARFADGSTLPVHTDAAAMTDAVREFAGPAEAAGYVRLREWLTRLYRTEFSRFIDSNIDSPLGMLRPELARLVALGGFRRLDPKIGSFLSDERLKRVFTFQALYAGESPMRALALYAVISYMDTVGGVYFPPGGVAALPQALARVAAENGVDFHYGDPVNALERDGDRVRAVRTTGGERHPCDAVVLTTEPTESYRLLGRKPKRPVPLRPAPSALILHTGGPGDHPGIGHHTISFGQGWKSTFDELIATGRRMTDPSLLITRPTATDPGLAPPGRQLFSILAPVPNLDRGPADWTAEAGPYAEEILSVARERLLPDFEPEFTEVIGPAEWADRGLVAGTPFSYAHSFSQTGPFRPRNLPRGTENVVLAGGGTVPGVGVPTVLISGRLAADRITGTPGRGARVLDLAAEANR; this comes from the coding sequence GTGAAGACGGTGCCAGGGCCCACGAACCGGGTCGTCGTCGTGGGAGCGGGGTTGTCGGGACTGGCGGCGGCCCTGCACTTGGCAGGCCGAGGACGCTCGGTCACCGTTCTCGAACGCGATGCCTGCCCGGGCGGTCTCGCGGGTCGCGTCGAGCGGAAAGGCTATCTGCTCGACACCGGGCCGACAGTGCTCACCATGCCCTCGATCCTTCGGGAAACCTTCGGCGCCGTGGGTGCCGAGCTGAGCGAGGAACTGCCGCTGACCCGTCTCGACCCGGCGTATGTGGCGCGTTTCGCCGACGGCAGCACGCTGCCCGTGCACACGGACGCCGCGGCGATGACGGACGCGGTGCGCGAGTTCGCGGGCCCGGCGGAGGCCGCGGGCTACGTGCGGCTCCGCGAATGGCTGACTCGCCTGTACCGCACCGAATTCTCCCGGTTCATCGACTCGAACATCGACTCACCGCTGGGCATGCTCCGCCCGGAGCTGGCCCGGCTGGTGGCGCTCGGCGGTTTCCGGCGGCTGGATCCCAAGATCGGCTCGTTCCTGTCGGACGAGCGGCTGAAGCGGGTGTTCACCTTCCAGGCCCTCTACGCGGGCGAATCACCGATGCGGGCACTGGCGCTCTACGCGGTGATTTCCTATATGGACACCGTCGGTGGCGTGTACTTCCCGCCCGGCGGGGTGGCGGCGCTCCCCCAGGCGCTCGCCCGGGTCGCCGCAGAGAACGGAGTCGACTTTCACTACGGCGACCCCGTGAACGCGCTCGAACGGGACGGTGACCGGGTCCGCGCCGTCCGCACCACCGGCGGCGAACGCCACCCGTGTGACGCCGTCGTACTGACGACCGAACCGACCGAGAGCTATCGGCTTCTCGGCCGGAAGCCGAAGCGGCCCGTCCCGCTGCGGCCCGCGCCGTCCGCGCTGATCCTGCACACCGGAGGCCCCGGTGACCACCCGGGAATCGGCCACCACACGATTTCTTTCGGGCAGGGCTGGAAGTCGACCTTCGACGAACTCATCGCCACCGGACGCCGCATGACCGATCCGTCCCTGCTGATCACGCGGCCCACCGCGACCGATCCGGGACTCGCCCCACCCGGCCGTCAGCTCTTCTCGATCCTCGCGCCGGTGCCCAATCTCGACCGTGGCCCGGCGGACTGGACCGCCGAAGCGGGCCCCTACGCCGAGGAGATCCTTTCCGTGGCCCGTGAACGTTTGCTGCCGGATTTCGAACCCGAGTTCACCGAGGTGATCGGTCCCGCCGAGTGGGCGGACCGCGGTCTGGTGGCCGGGACACCCTTCAGTTACGCGCACTCGTTCAGCCAAACCGGCCCGTTCCGTCCTCGGAACCTGCCGCGCGGTACCGAAAACGTCGTCCTCGCCGGTGGCGGGACGGTACCCGGCGTCGGGGTCCCGACCGTGCTGATCTCCGGCAGGCTGGCCGCCGACCGGATCACCGGGACGCCAGGGCGCGGCGCGCGCGTGCTCGACCTCGCCGCGGAGGCGAACCGATGA
- a CDS encoding lycopene cyclase domain-containing protein, with amino-acid sequence MGKFEYLIVLAACVLVTLPLELAGARVYRQPKRLARALLPVALVFLVWDALAIAGGVWGYAPEFMTGVHAPFAIPLEEILFFVVIPICGVLTYEMVQLSLTVVRRRGERAVSR; translated from the coding sequence GTGGGCAAATTCGAATACCTGATCGTCCTCGCGGCCTGTGTCCTGGTGACACTGCCGCTCGAACTGGCGGGTGCCCGCGTCTACCGGCAGCCGAAACGGCTCGCCCGCGCCCTGCTCCCGGTGGCACTGGTCTTCCTCGTCTGGGACGCCCTGGCGATCGCCGGCGGAGTTTGGGGCTACGCACCGGAATTCATGACCGGCGTCCACGCCCCGTTCGCCATCCCGCTGGAGGAGATCCTGTTCTTCGTCGTCATCCCGATCTGCGGCGTGCTCACCTACGAGATGGTCCAGCTTTCGCTCACCGTGGTCCGGCGCCGCGGCGAACGGGCGGTCAGCCGATGA
- a CDS encoding polyprenyl synthetase family protein — protein sequence MASIMAEEAPAAWLEALSGRCLTEAYGFVSARAAEHFAGHSEGELAETAVPQFVAGGKFLRPMFAYVGWRCGGPESDAALRAAASLELLHCFALAQDDVMDGSPLRRGRPALHVRFARWHTEQGWSGSADRFGESAATLFGDLFLVWSERMLRESGLDPAALARGWPRYDLMRAELAVGQLADLVNDARTLPSWETLLDVLRRKSGNYTVRRPLEFGAALAGCGPDVLAALAEYGGLVGEAFQFRDDLLGVFGDPAVTGKPAGQDLRDRKASSVVVLAAEMADRRQRADLDDLLALPTVDDEAVARWCALIAATGARERLGELIRERAEKAQAVIDPAVFPRHAADSLAVLATKCTERDQ from the coding sequence ATGGCGTCGATCATGGCGGAAGAGGCGCCGGCCGCCTGGCTGGAGGCCCTGAGCGGGCGTTGCCTCACCGAGGCGTACGGTTTCGTCTCGGCACGGGCCGCCGAACATTTCGCCGGCCACAGTGAGGGTGAGCTCGCGGAGACCGCCGTTCCGCAGTTCGTCGCGGGCGGGAAGTTCCTTCGCCCGATGTTCGCCTACGTGGGGTGGCGATGCGGCGGGCCGGAATCGGACGCGGCCTTGCGGGCCGCGGCGAGTTTGGAACTGCTCCACTGTTTCGCGCTGGCTCAGGACGACGTCATGGACGGCTCACCGCTGCGCCGCGGCCGCCCCGCGCTGCACGTCCGGTTCGCGCGCTGGCACACCGAACAGGGGTGGAGCGGCTCCGCAGACCGCTTCGGCGAATCCGCGGCGACCCTGTTCGGTGATCTCTTCCTGGTCTGGTCGGAGCGGATGCTCCGGGAATCCGGCCTCGACCCGGCGGCGCTGGCCCGCGGCTGGCCGCGCTACGACCTCATGCGCGCGGAACTGGCCGTCGGGCAGCTCGCGGATCTCGTGAACGACGCCAGGACGCTCCCGAGCTGGGAGACACTGCTCGACGTCCTGCGCCGGAAGTCCGGCAACTACACCGTCCGCAGGCCGCTCGAGTTCGGCGCCGCGCTGGCGGGTTGCGGGCCGGACGTCCTCGCCGCCCTCGCCGAGTACGGCGGTCTGGTCGGTGAGGCGTTCCAGTTCCGGGACGATCTGCTCGGCGTCTTCGGCGATCCGGCGGTCACCGGCAAACCCGCGGGCCAGGATCTCCGTGATCGCAAGGCGTCCAGTGTGGTGGTGCTCGCCGCCGAGATGGCCGACCGGCGGCAGCGCGCGGACCTCGACGACCTGCTCGCGCTGCCGACGGTGGACGACGAAGCCGTGGCCCGCTGGTGCGCGCTGATCGCGGCGACCGGGGCGCGGGAACGCCTCGGCGAGCTCATCCGGGAACGGGCCGAGAAGGCCCAGGCCGTGATTGATCCGGCCGTCTTTCCCCGGCATGCCGCGGATTCGCTGGCCGTGCTGGCCACCAAATGCACGGAGCGCGACCAGTGA
- a CDS encoding class I SAM-dependent methyltransferase: MNALARDGLPRGAVPSAFDTEARFYDRLVGANPGYHRHLLLSAQRLDLPFDGNRLRLLDAGCGTGASTAALVSMAPGARITAFDASREMLARARSKTWPEGVEFVHTPVEELAGVEGPFDAILAAYLLRNLADPTGQLRRLRGLLRPGGRIAVHEYSVRDSRRARWVWNAVCAAVIIPLGKVTTGDATLYRHLRRSVAEFDGIGSLTRRLTDAGFTDVHTATVPGWQRDIVHTVVGTAPQENS; this comes from the coding sequence GTGAACGCCCTGGCGCGAGACGGCCTGCCGCGCGGCGCCGTGCCGTCGGCCTTCGACACCGAAGCCCGCTTCTACGACCGCCTGGTGGGCGCGAATCCCGGTTATCACCGGCATCTGCTGCTGTCCGCCCAGCGGCTCGACCTCCCGTTCGACGGAAACCGCCTGCGACTGCTCGACGCGGGCTGCGGCACCGGTGCGTCCACCGCCGCGCTCGTCTCGATGGCGCCCGGAGCGAGGATCACGGCGTTCGACGCCTCGCGCGAAATGCTGGCGCGAGCCCGGAGCAAGACCTGGCCGGAAGGGGTCGAGTTCGTCCACACACCGGTGGAGGAGCTGGCGGGTGTCGAGGGTCCCTTCGACGCGATCCTGGCGGCCTATCTCCTGCGGAACCTCGCCGACCCCACGGGCCAGTTGCGCCGCCTTCGCGGCCTGCTGCGGCCGGGCGGCCGGATAGCCGTCCACGAATACTCGGTCCGGGACTCCCGGCGAGCCCGCTGGGTCTGGAACGCGGTCTGCGCCGCCGTGATCATCCCTCTCGGGAAGGTCACCACCGGCGACGCGACGCTCTACCGCCACCTTCGCCGCAGCGTCGCCGAGTTCGACGGGATCGGCTCTCTCACCCGGCGCCTCACCGACGCCGGCTTCACCGACGTTCACACCGCCACCGTCCCCGGCTGGCAACGCGACATCGTGCACACCGTCGTCGGCACAGCTCCCCAGGAGAATTCGTGA
- a CDS encoding lycopene cyclase domain-containing protein produces the protein MIPWGYTVPAVIAVVVVVLAETFVLKTGLFRKTAYWLTMAIVLGFQIPVDGWLTKLSAPIVLYAPEHVTGWRFPWDIPVEDFLFGYALVTAVLLLWERSRPHEEAR, from the coding sequence ATGATCCCCTGGGGCTACACCGTTCCGGCCGTCATCGCGGTGGTCGTGGTCGTCCTCGCCGAGACCTTCGTGCTGAAGACGGGACTGTTCCGGAAAACCGCTTACTGGCTCACGATGGCCATCGTCCTCGGCTTCCAGATCCCCGTCGACGGCTGGCTGACGAAGTTGTCCGCACCGATCGTCCTCTACGCGCCCGAGCACGTCACCGGCTGGCGGTTCCCCTGGGACATCCCGGTCGAAGACTTCCTGTTCGGCTATGCGCTGGTGACCGCCGTGCTGCTGCTGTGGGAACGGTCCCGGCCACACGAGGAGGCGCGGTGA